The following are encoded together in the Actinoplanes sp. N902-109 genome:
- a CDS encoding TIGR03557 family F420-dependent LLM class oxidoreductase: MKFGYKLAAEGFGPKELIEQAVRAEQAGFDFVEISDHYHPWLDVQGHSPFAWTVLGAIAAKTERIGLATGVTCPSVRYHPAIIAQAAATLAITSDNRFTLGIGAGERLNEHVVGQGFPSVRGRHERLREALEIIKLLWQGGYQSYEGKHLQLEDARVFDLPDQLPVIAVAAGGRNAATMAAELGDGLFATDPRPDLVETYQGAGGTGPRYAEVPMAWAPTAEAGIKEAHKTTRWALTGWKVMSELPNPANFEAASQTVREEDIAEKFAVGPDAAAYVEAVKPYAEAGFDHIVLQNAGPDPEGFIDFFHKDLSDKLRAL; this comes from the coding sequence ATGAAGTTCGGGTACAAGCTGGCCGCCGAGGGCTTCGGCCCCAAGGAGCTGATCGAGCAGGCGGTCCGGGCGGAACAGGCTGGGTTCGACTTCGTCGAGATCAGCGACCACTACCACCCCTGGCTGGACGTGCAGGGACACTCGCCGTTCGCATGGACCGTGCTCGGGGCCATCGCGGCCAAGACCGAGCGGATCGGGCTGGCCACCGGGGTCACCTGTCCCAGCGTGCGCTACCACCCGGCGATCATCGCCCAGGCGGCTGCGACGCTGGCGATCACCTCCGACAACCGGTTCACCCTGGGCATCGGGGCGGGGGAGCGGCTCAACGAGCACGTCGTCGGCCAGGGCTTCCCCAGCGTCCGCGGCCGGCACGAGCGGCTGCGCGAGGCCCTGGAGATCATCAAACTGCTGTGGCAGGGCGGCTACCAGTCGTACGAGGGCAAGCACCTCCAGCTCGAGGACGCCCGCGTGTTCGACCTGCCGGACCAGTTGCCGGTGATCGCCGTCGCGGCGGGCGGCAGGAACGCCGCGACCATGGCCGCCGAGCTGGGTGACGGCCTGTTCGCCACCGATCCGCGGCCCGACCTCGTGGAGACCTACCAGGGCGCCGGTGGCACCGGCCCGCGCTACGCCGAGGTGCCGATGGCCTGGGCACCGACCGCCGAAGCCGGCATCAAGGAGGCGCACAAGACCACCCGCTGGGCGCTGACCGGCTGGAAGGTCATGAGCGAGCTGCCCAACCCGGCCAACTTCGAGGCCGCCTCGCAGACCGTGCGCGAGGAGGACATCGCGGAGAAGTTCGCGGTGGGCCCGGACGCCGCTGCGTATGTCGAGGCCGTCAAGCCGTACGCGGAAGCCGGTTTCGACCACATCGTGCTGCAGAACGCCGGCCCGGACCCGGAGGGCTTCATCGACTTCTTCCACAAGGACCTGAGCGACAAGCTGCGCGCCCTCTGA
- a CDS encoding glycosyltransferase family 2 protein — METEAPARRRAGCETDDVTVVVATRNRRERLRETLPRHAAPVILVDNGSDDGGPDDHPGVDVVRLGANRGAAARNAGVQRATTPFVAFADDDSWWEPGSLARAAALLRAYPATGLVSARVLVGPQQREDPICAALAEARFGVPDDAPGPAILGFLACAVMVRREAFLAAGGFHPMLHVYGEEALLAMDLAAAGQRLAYVPELTVRHMPLPAGRDNTARRRREVRNRVLTALLRRPPAVIRATCAAAWREDRGGVRDALALLPEVLRQRRTLPRDVERDLRLLD, encoded by the coding sequence ATGGAGACCGAGGCTCCGGCGCGGCGCCGGGCCGGATGTGAGACCGACGATGTGACGGTGGTGGTGGCCACCCGGAACCGCCGGGAGCGGTTGCGGGAGACGTTGCCGCGGCATGCCGCTCCGGTGATCCTCGTGGACAACGGCTCGGACGACGGCGGTCCGGACGACCATCCCGGGGTGGACGTCGTGCGGCTGGGCGCCAACCGGGGCGCCGCCGCCCGCAACGCCGGGGTGCAACGGGCGACCACGCCGTTCGTGGCGTTCGCGGACGACGACTCGTGGTGGGAACCGGGGTCGTTGGCGCGGGCGGCCGCTCTGCTCCGGGCGTACCCGGCAACGGGGTTGGTCTCGGCGCGGGTGCTGGTGGGGCCGCAGCAGCGCGAGGATCCGATCTGCGCGGCCCTGGCCGAGGCGCGGTTCGGCGTGCCGGACGACGCGCCCGGCCCGGCGATCCTGGGGTTCCTGGCCTGCGCGGTGATGGTCCGGCGGGAGGCGTTCCTCGCGGCCGGGGGGTTCCACCCGATGCTGCACGTGTACGGCGAGGAAGCCCTGCTGGCGATGGACCTCGCGGCCGCGGGGCAGCGGCTGGCCTACGTCCCGGAGCTGACCGTGCGGCACATGCCGTTGCCGGCCGGGCGGGACAACACGGCCCGGCGCCGCCGGGAGGTGCGTAACCGGGTGCTGACCGCGTTGCTGCGGCGACCGCCGGCGGTGATCCGGGCGACCTGCGCGGCGGCCTGGCGGGAGGACCGTGGTGGCGTACGGGATGCCTTGGCGTTGCTCCCCGAGGTCCTGAGACAGCGGCGCACGCTGCCTCGGGACGTCGAGCGGGACCTGCGACTGCTGGACTGA
- a CDS encoding aldo/keto reductase, translated as MSLTLDTYRLLGRSGLRVSPLALGAATFGTEWGWGAGREEARALFDRYVERGGNFIDTAVTYTEGSSERLLGEFTRGRRESLVLATKYTTLRRPGDPNSGGSHRKNLFASVETSLRQLGTDYLDLLYLHVWDFVTPVEEILRGLDDLVRQGKVLYVAISNAPAWQIARLQTVADLRGWSPLIALQIEYNLVERTGERELIPMAQEMGLGVVPYSPLAGGVLTGKYSHADLTPASTAGDGTRKSFNQAMGGITERALAIARVLEEVAVELGHTPAQTGLAWTLQNPAVTASIVGARTAAQLEDNLAALEVEFTAAQLARLDEAGALPPGYPHDLLHSAFGRTLTRGDMTVQSRRQATTTG; from the coding sequence ATGTCGCTCACTCTGGACACCTATCGGCTGCTGGGCCGCTCCGGGCTGCGGGTCTCGCCGCTGGCGCTGGGCGCGGCGACGTTCGGCACCGAGTGGGGCTGGGGAGCCGGCCGGGAGGAGGCCCGCGCGCTGTTCGACCGGTACGTCGAGCGCGGCGGCAACTTCATCGACACCGCCGTCACCTACACCGAGGGCAGCTCGGAGCGGCTGCTCGGCGAGTTCACCCGCGGCCGCCGGGAGAGCCTGGTGCTGGCCACCAAGTACACGACGCTGCGCCGGCCCGGCGACCCCAACTCCGGGGGCAGCCACCGCAAGAACCTGTTCGCCTCGGTCGAGACCAGTCTGCGGCAGCTGGGCACCGACTATCTCGACCTGCTCTATCTGCATGTCTGGGACTTCGTCACGCCGGTCGAGGAGATCCTGCGCGGCCTCGACGACCTGGTCCGGCAGGGCAAGGTGTTGTACGTCGCCATCTCCAACGCTCCCGCCTGGCAGATCGCGCGGCTGCAGACCGTCGCCGACCTGCGCGGCTGGTCCCCGCTGATCGCCCTGCAGATCGAGTACAACCTGGTCGAGCGTACGGGCGAGCGCGAGCTGATCCCCATGGCGCAGGAGATGGGGCTGGGCGTGGTGCCGTACTCGCCGCTGGCCGGCGGGGTGCTCACCGGCAAGTACAGCCACGCCGACCTGACCCCGGCGAGCACGGCCGGCGACGGCACCCGCAAGAGCTTCAACCAGGCCATGGGTGGCATCACCGAGCGGGCCCTGGCGATCGCCAGGGTCCTCGAGGAGGTCGCCGTCGAGCTGGGTCATACCCCGGCGCAGACCGGTCTGGCCTGGACGCTGCAGAACCCGGCGGTCACGGCGTCGATCGTCGGCGCCCGCACCGCCGCCCAGCTCGAGGACAACCTGGCCGCGCTGGAGGTCGAGTTCACCGCGGCTCAGCTGGCCCGGCTCGACGAGGCCGGTGCCCTCCCGCCCGGCTACCCGCACGACCTGCTGCACAGCGCCTTCGGTCGTACGCTGACCCGCGGCGACATGACAGTGCAGAGCCGGCGTCAGGCGACGACCACCGGGTGA
- a CDS encoding helix-turn-helix transcriptional regulator, translating into MSRRRMLDPNRDLDPNRDLDPNHELAAFLRTRRERLDPHDFALPVRRQTRRTPGLRREEVAELAGVSSDYIVRLEQARGLRPSADVVEALAAALRLTADERAYLFDLTRQRPATAGEAAAEAAPALARLVADLAPTPAMLLNHRADLLAWNDEMARLLLDFDELPPAQRNALWICLVRPEMRNFYVDRERIVREGIAHLRAAWAAHPDDRALADLIAICTADAEIAGWWAERDVKVNGRGRKTMRHPGVGLVSVDFETLTPLGDPGQRLVLCRPADDDSRAAMRELAKR; encoded by the coding sequence ATGAGCCGCCGCCGCATGCTGGACCCCAACCGCGACCTGGACCCCAACCGCGACCTGGACCCGAACCACGAACTCGCCGCGTTCCTGCGGACCCGGCGGGAACGCCTGGACCCGCACGACTTCGCTCTGCCGGTCCGGCGGCAGACCCGGCGCACCCCCGGGTTGCGCCGCGAGGAGGTCGCCGAGCTGGCCGGGGTGAGCAGCGACTACATCGTGCGGCTGGAACAGGCACGCGGGCTGCGTCCCTCGGCCGACGTGGTGGAGGCGCTGGCCGCAGCCCTGCGGCTCACCGCGGACGAACGCGCCTACCTGTTCGACCTGACCCGGCAGCGCCCGGCCACCGCGGGCGAAGCGGCGGCCGAGGCGGCACCGGCGCTGGCCCGGCTGGTCGCCGACCTGGCACCGACGCCGGCCATGCTGCTCAACCACCGGGCCGACCTGCTCGCCTGGAACGACGAGATGGCGCGGCTGCTGCTGGACTTCGACGAGCTGCCACCGGCTCAGCGGAACGCCTTGTGGATATGTCTGGTACGGCCGGAGATGCGGAACTTCTATGTCGATCGGGAACGCATCGTCCGGGAGGGCATCGCGCACCTGCGAGCCGCATGGGCCGCGCACCCTGACGACCGGGCCCTGGCCGACCTGATCGCCATCTGCACCGCCGACGCCGAGATCGCCGGCTGGTGGGCCGAACGCGACGTCAAGGTGAACGGGCGCGGGCGCAAGACGATGCGGCACCCCGGCGTGGGCCTCGTCTCGGTGGACTTCGAGACGCTGACGCCGCTCGGGGACCCGGGCCAGCGGCTGGTGCTCTGCCGGCCCGCCGACGACGACAGCCGCGCGGCGATGCGGGAGCTGGCCAAGCGCTGA
- a CDS encoding carbamoyltransferase C-terminal domain-containing protein, with translation MRVLGINAIFHDPAAALIVDGRVVAAAEEERFSRRKHGKRPVPFSAWELPELSAAWCLEAAGLKPGDLDAVAYSFDPGLARDAAELGLNDPWDHVRVDYARRAPQFLAGALPGLDPEQVRFVPHHVAHAASAALSVPEDSAVLVLDGRGEVASHLAGAYRDGELTTFASQQLPHSLGLLYEDLTRHLGFMHSSDEYKVMALASYGKPKYLDLFRELVHANDDGGFTVERIDWSALAKARTADGEMTEAHADLASSVQVRLEEVLLDLARWTHEASGGLTTLTMAGGTALNCVANGRIAAEGPFERVWVQPAAGDSGTALGAALSVARGSGPVTPFTGADLGRGWTDEELEAELQRAALPYTRPGSIAHEAAEVLAGNGIVAWFQGRSEYGPRALGHRSLLAHPGDADTQTRMNDVKGREQFRPIAPMVRAERFDDIFEGVYPSPYMLFVHKVKAGWKDRIPAVTHVDGTARVQTVHRETEPVVAAMLAEFERLTGIPVVVNTSLNTAGRPMVDTPREAMELFGSAPVDLLAIGPFAVHRATAFGRDGR, from the coding sequence ATGCGAGTCCTCGGAATCAACGCGATCTTCCACGATCCGGCTGCTGCGCTGATCGTCGACGGCCGGGTGGTGGCCGCCGCGGAGGAGGAGCGGTTCAGCCGCCGCAAGCATGGCAAGCGTCCGGTGCCGTTCTCCGCCTGGGAGCTGCCCGAGCTCTCGGCCGCCTGGTGCCTCGAGGCCGCCGGGCTCAAGCCGGGTGACCTCGACGCGGTCGCCTACTCCTTCGACCCGGGGCTCGCCCGCGATGCCGCCGAGCTGGGGCTGAACGACCCGTGGGACCACGTCCGGGTGGACTACGCGCGCCGGGCCCCGCAGTTCCTCGCCGGTGCGCTGCCCGGCCTGGACCCCGAGCAGGTGCGGTTCGTCCCGCACCACGTGGCGCACGCTGCCTCGGCTGCGCTGTCGGTGCCCGAGGACAGCGCCGTGCTGGTGCTCGACGGGCGTGGCGAGGTCGCCAGCCACCTGGCCGGGGCGTACCGCGACGGCGAGCTGACCACGTTCGCCAGCCAGCAACTGCCGCACTCGCTGGGTCTGCTGTACGAGGACCTCACCCGCCACCTCGGCTTCATGCATTCCTCCGACGAGTACAAGGTGATGGCGCTCGCCTCCTACGGCAAGCCGAAGTACCTGGACCTGTTCCGGGAGCTGGTGCACGCCAACGACGACGGCGGGTTCACCGTCGAGCGGATCGACTGGTCCGCCCTGGCCAAGGCGCGCACCGCCGACGGCGAGATGACCGAGGCCCACGCCGACCTGGCGTCCAGCGTTCAGGTGCGGCTGGAGGAGGTGCTGCTCGACCTGGCCCGGTGGACCCACGAGGCGTCCGGCGGGCTGACGACGCTGACCATGGCCGGTGGCACCGCGCTCAACTGCGTGGCCAACGGGCGCATCGCCGCCGAGGGCCCGTTCGAGCGGGTCTGGGTGCAGCCGGCCGCCGGTGACTCCGGCACGGCCCTGGGCGCCGCGCTGTCGGTGGCCCGCGGGTCCGGCCCGGTCACCCCGTTCACCGGCGCCGACCTGGGCCGCGGCTGGACCGACGAGGAGCTGGAGGCCGAGCTGCAGCGGGCCGCGCTGCCCTACACCCGGCCCGGGTCGATCGCCCACGAGGCCGCCGAGGTGCTCGCCGGCAACGGCATCGTCGCCTGGTTCCAGGGCCGCAGCGAGTACGGCCCCCGCGCGCTGGGCCACCGTTCGCTGCTCGCGCACCCGGGCGACGCGGACACCCAGACCCGGATGAACGACGTCAAGGGGCGCGAGCAGTTCCGCCCGATCGCGCCGATGGTGCGGGCCGAGCGCTTCGACGACATCTTCGAGGGCGTCTACCCGAGCCCGTACATGCTGTTCGTGCACAAGGTCAAAGCGGGGTGGAAGGACCGCATCCCGGCGGTCACCCACGTCGACGGCACCGCCCGGGTGCAGACCGTGCACCGCGAGACCGAGCCGGTGGTGGCCGCGATGCTGGCCGAGTTCGAGCGGCTCACCGGCATCCCGGTGGTGGTCAACACCTCGCTGAACACCGCGGGCCGGCCGATGGTGGACACCCCGCGCGAGGCGATGGAGTTGTTCGGGTCAGCACCGGTCGATCTGCTCGCCATCGGGCCGTTCGCGGTGCACCGGGCGACTGCCTTCGGCCGGGACGGTCGATGA
- a CDS encoding HAD-IIIA family hydrolase, with product MSALYDAVLFDRDGTLIVDVPYNGDPALVEPMPGARAALDRLRAAGLRIGVVTNQSGLARGRFTADQLRAVNARVEELLGPFDTWQICPHDDRAGCRCRKPAPGLVQDAAAALGTVPQRCVVVGDIGRDMDAAGAAGATGILVPTEVTLTPEVAAAPAGAADLGAAVDLILQREQLVTPARARGRAGTVLVVRSDSAGDMLVTGPGIRAVAAGAERVVLLCGPRGRAAAELLPGVDEIIEARLPWIDPDPMTVDAAFVAELTARLAAAGADEAVVFTSFHQSALPLALLLRAAGVARITAISEDYPGSLLDVRHRGVPIGVPEAERARSVAAAAGFALPAGDDGGLRTTVARHEGGRDYVVVHPGASVEARSCPPHSMRAIVAALAAEGHRVVVTGGPGERELAAAVAAGGGSDAGPMSMTGLARLLAGAAAVVVANTGPAHLAAAVGTPVISLFAPTVPFGQWGPYRVPYVRLGDAAAACRDTRATVCPVAGHPCLSGITPADVLAALSRLGISGAPMQREVAA from the coding sequence GTGAGCGCCCTGTACGACGCGGTGCTGTTCGACCGGGACGGCACGCTGATCGTCGACGTGCCCTACAACGGCGACCCGGCGCTGGTCGAGCCCATGCCGGGGGCCCGGGCGGCGCTGGACCGGCTGCGCGCGGCGGGCCTGCGGATCGGCGTGGTCACCAACCAGTCCGGGCTCGCCCGGGGTCGCTTCACCGCCGACCAGCTGCGGGCCGTCAACGCCCGGGTCGAGGAGTTGCTCGGGCCGTTCGACACCTGGCAGATCTGCCCGCACGACGACCGCGCCGGCTGCCGCTGCCGCAAGCCCGCACCGGGGCTGGTGCAGGACGCCGCCGCGGCGCTCGGCACGGTGCCGCAGCGCTGCGTGGTGGTCGGCGACATCGGCCGCGACATGGACGCCGCCGGAGCCGCCGGGGCCACCGGCATCCTCGTGCCCACCGAGGTGACGCTCACCCCGGAGGTGGCCGCGGCGCCGGCCGGAGCCGCCGACCTGGGTGCGGCCGTCGACCTGATCCTGCAGCGGGAGCAGCTGGTCACCCCGGCCCGGGCCCGGGGCCGGGCCGGCACGGTGCTGGTCGTACGTTCCGACTCGGCCGGGGACATGCTGGTCACCGGGCCGGGCATCCGGGCCGTGGCGGCCGGGGCCGAGCGGGTGGTGCTGCTGTGCGGGCCGCGCGGGCGGGCCGCGGCCGAGCTGCTGCCGGGGGTCGACGAGATCATCGAGGCGCGGCTGCCGTGGATCGACCCCGACCCGATGACCGTGGACGCCGCGTTCGTGGCGGAGCTGACCGCGCGGCTGGCGGCGGCCGGGGCGGACGAGGCGGTGGTGTTCACCTCGTTCCACCAGTCGGCGCTGCCGCTGGCCCTGCTGCTGCGCGCGGCCGGGGTCGCCCGGATCACCGCGATCAGCGAGGACTATCCCGGGTCGCTGCTCGATGTGCGGCACCGCGGCGTACCGATCGGGGTGCCGGAGGCGGAACGGGCCCGCTCGGTCGCGGCAGCGGCGGGGTTCGCCCTGCCCGCCGGGGACGACGGTGGGCTGCGGACGACCGTGGCCCGGCACGAGGGCGGGCGCGACTACGTCGTGGTGCACCCGGGCGCCTCGGTCGAGGCCCGGTCGTGCCCGCCGCACAGCATGCGCGCGATCGTCGCCGCGCTGGCCGCCGAGGGGCACCGGGTCGTGGTCACCGGCGGTCCCGGCGAACGGGAGCTGGCCGCCGCTGTGGCCGCCGGTGGGGGCAGCGATGCCGGGCCGATGAGCATGACCGGGCTGGCCCGGCTGCTCGCCGGGGCCGCGGCCGTCGTGGTCGCCAACACCGGACCGGCGCACCTTGCCGCGGCGGTCGGCACGCCGGTGATCAGCCTGTTCGCGCCGACCGTGCCGTTCGGGCAGTGGGGGCCTTACCGGGTGCCGTACGTGCGCCTCGGGGACGCCGCCGCGGCCTGCCGCGACACCCGGGCCACGGTCTGCCCGGTCGCCGGGCACCCCTGCCTGTCCGGCATCACCCCCGCCGACGTCCTGGCCGCGCTGTCGCGGCTCGGCATTTCCGGAGCACCTATGCAGAGGGAGGTTGCCGCGTGA
- a CDS encoding phage holin family protein, which translates to MTAPYPGQDRTEEVEQTSVGEMIGNISNDLSQLFRKEVELAKVELKQEATKAGKAAGMLGGAAFAGYLTVILLSFAIVGGLANVMDWGWAFLIVAVIWGIVGAVLFANGRKKLKTVDPMPRRTVDTIKEDAQWLKNPTG; encoded by the coding sequence ATGACCGCGCCGTACCCCGGCCAGGACCGCACCGAGGAGGTCGAGCAGACCTCCGTCGGCGAGATGATCGGCAACATCAGCAACGACCTGTCGCAGTTGTTCCGCAAGGAGGTCGAGCTCGCCAAGGTCGAGCTCAAGCAGGAGGCCACCAAGGCGGGCAAGGCGGCCGGGATGCTCGGCGGGGCGGCCTTCGCCGGTTACCTCACCGTCATCCTGCTCAGTTTCGCCATCGTGGGCGGCCTCGCCAACGTGATGGACTGGGGCTGGGCCTTCCTCATCGTGGCGGTGATCTGGGGGATCGTGGGTGCGGTCCTCTTCGCCAACGGCCGCAAGAAGCTCAAGACCGTCGACCCTATGCCCCGCCGCACCGTCGACACGATCAAGGAGGACGCGCAATGGCTGAAGAACCCGACCGGCTGA
- a CDS encoding DUF3618 domain-containing protein: protein MAEEPDRLRQEIENTRASLTRDVDLLAEKTSPKQVARRRWTSVKERVMGTTEQARYATSDTAHSAAGTVQDKASELGDKASELGSKASDKASELSDRAAETAHDVAGAVKGAPQAVTRQTQGNPIAAGIIAFGIGMLTATLLPVTEAEKRAGEQIKERSGDLTDKAKEVASEMKDDLSGTVQQAASELKETATDAAQQTKQQAQSSAQDAKDQSKQAVSNARS, encoded by the coding sequence ATGGCTGAAGAACCCGACCGGCTGAGGCAGGAGATCGAGAACACGCGGGCCTCGCTGACCCGGGACGTTGATCTGCTGGCCGAGAAGACGAGCCCCAAGCAGGTCGCGCGGCGGCGCTGGACCTCGGTGAAGGAGAGGGTCATGGGCACCACGGAACAGGCTCGGTACGCTACCTCGGACACCGCCCACTCGGCGGCCGGGACCGTGCAGGACAAGGCCTCGGAACTCGGCGACAAGGCGTCCGAACTGGGCAGCAAGGCGTCGGACAAGGCCTCCGAGCTGAGCGACCGGGCCGCCGAGACGGCCCACGACGTGGCCGGTGCCGTCAAGGGTGCCCCGCAGGCGGTCACCCGGCAGACCCAGGGCAACCCGATCGCGGCCGGCATCATCGCGTTCGGCATCGGCATGCTCACCGCCACGCTGCTGCCGGTCACCGAGGCCGAGAAGCGGGCCGGCGAGCAGATCAAGGAGCGCAGCGGCGACCTGACCGACAAGGCCAAGGAAGTCGCCTCCGAGATGAAGGACGACCTGTCCGGCACGGTGCAGCAGGCCGCGAGCGAGCTCAAGGAGACCGCGACCGACGCCGCGCAGCAGACCAAGCAGCAGGCGCAGTCCTCGGCGCAGGATGCCAAGGACCAGAGCAAGCAGGCGGTCAGCAACGCCCGTTCCTGA
- a CDS encoding aldehyde dehydrogenase, producing MTNVQQLIGATWGPGSSGRSLTVSDPRSGAVVTTVPVSSDEDVAAAVRTAREAAPGWARTAPAARAAALHAAATAVEAAADELAELMTAEMGKPTPDAKDSVGAGVGTLRQYAELGPTHRGRALAGNDEAIDLMAFGPRGVVAVITPWNDPVAVACGLLGAALVTGNTVVHKPSERTPAVGWRLARILAPHFPEGVLNLVNGDGPVGAALAGADVDVVAHVGSTATGRAIAAACAVTGAKALLENGGSDPLIVDAGVDPAWAAGQAAVGSFANSGQICVAVERIYVHRDVAQDFLAALSEEAAGWAEQIGPLVDTRLREGVHSQVSAAVAAGARVLAGGEIPDGPGAYYPPTVLADCTDDMAVIREETFGPVAPVVVVDSFADALKKAADSPYGLAATVLTGSMSHAQQAWRELPAGTVKVNAVFGGAPGGAAHPRRGSGQGFGYGPELLDEMTATKAVHIEAPPTGW from the coding sequence ATGACGAACGTGCAGCAACTCATTGGCGCGACGTGGGGACCCGGTTCTTCGGGCCGATCTCTGACCGTTTCGGATCCCCGTTCCGGCGCCGTGGTGACCACCGTTCCGGTCTCGTCCGACGAGGATGTGGCCGCGGCGGTGCGCACCGCGCGGGAGGCGGCGCCCGGCTGGGCGCGCACGGCCCCGGCGGCGCGGGCAGCTGCCCTGCACGCCGCCGCCACCGCGGTCGAGGCGGCGGCCGACGAGCTGGCCGAGCTGATGACGGCCGAGATGGGCAAGCCCACCCCGGACGCCAAGGACTCCGTCGGCGCCGGTGTCGGCACCCTGCGCCAGTACGCCGAGCTGGGCCCGACGCACCGCGGCCGGGCGCTGGCCGGCAACGACGAGGCGATCGACCTGATGGCGTTCGGCCCGCGCGGCGTGGTCGCCGTGATCACCCCGTGGAACGACCCGGTCGCGGTGGCCTGCGGCCTGCTCGGCGCGGCCCTGGTGACCGGCAACACGGTGGTCCACAAGCCCAGCGAGCGCACCCCCGCGGTGGGCTGGCGGCTGGCCCGGATCCTCGCCCCGCACTTCCCCGAGGGCGTGCTCAACCTGGTCAACGGTGACGGGCCGGTCGGTGCGGCCCTGGCCGGCGCGGACGTGGACGTGGTGGCCCATGTCGGTTCGACCGCCACCGGCCGGGCGATCGCGGCGGCCTGCGCGGTCACCGGGGCCAAGGCGCTGCTGGAGAACGGCGGCAGCGACCCGCTGATCGTCGACGCCGGCGTGGACCCGGCCTGGGCCGCGGGGCAGGCCGCGGTCGGCAGTTTCGCCAACTCGGGGCAGATCTGCGTGGCGGTCGAGCGCATCTACGTGCACCGCGACGTGGCCCAGGACTTCCTGGCGGCGCTGTCCGAGGAGGCGGCGGGCTGGGCCGAGCAGATCGGCCCGCTGGTCGACACCCGGCTCCGCGAGGGCGTGCACAGCCAGGTGAGCGCGGCGGTGGCGGCGGGGGCCCGGGTGCTGGCCGGCGGCGAGATCCCCGACGGCCCCGGTGCCTACTACCCGCCGACGGTGCTCGCCGACTGCACCGACGACATGGCCGTCATCCGCGAGGAGACGTTCGGCCCGGTGGCCCCGGTGGTGGTCGTCGACTCGTTCGCCGACGCGCTCAAGAAGGCCGCGGACTCCCCGTACGGGCTGGCGGCGACCGTGCTGACCGGCTCGATGAGCCACGCCCAGCAGGCCTGGCGCGAGCTGCCGGCCGGCACGGTCAAGGTCAACGCGGTGTTCGGCGGCGCCCCCGGTGGTGCGGCCCACCCGCGGCGCGGCAGCGGCCAGGGGTTCGGCTACGGCCCGGAACTGCTCGACGAGATGACCGCCACCAAGGCGGTCCACATCGAGGCGCCGCCCACCGGCTGGTAG
- a CDS encoding glycosyltransferase family 2 protein, with protein MTGICVVVPTLGRPSLTALLTALAAAEPAPVPVEFLVVDDRPDPGQQLALPPGIDVKVVTGRAAGPAAARNVGWRVTAQEWVAFLDDDVLPDADWLTRLAADVMVAGATVGGVQGTLRVPLPADRRPTDWERVTAALADGAWITADMAYRRTALVATGGFDERLPRAFREDAELAHRVRQAGFDLVKGARTVTHPVRPEDRWISVRTQRGNADDALLRRLYGPRWRSLLEIPPGRRRRHAAVTAAGVLAVALAGAAVLTRNRSAAVAAAVAAGAWTAGTAEFAAARIAPGPGTRSEVTTMIATSAAIPPVAVGHWLRGWLRWRAARPVEPAR; from the coding sequence ATGACCGGCATCTGCGTGGTCGTCCCCACGCTGGGCCGGCCGAGCCTGACAGCGCTGCTGACGGCTCTCGCGGCGGCCGAGCCGGCGCCCGTACCGGTGGAGTTCCTGGTGGTGGACGACCGGCCGGACCCGGGGCAGCAGCTCGCCCTGCCGCCGGGGATCGACGTCAAGGTCGTCACCGGGCGCGCCGCCGGTCCGGCCGCCGCCCGCAACGTGGGCTGGCGGGTGACCGCGCAGGAGTGGGTCGCGTTCCTCGACGACGACGTGCTGCCCGATGCCGACTGGCTCACCCGGCTGGCCGCCGACGTCATGGTCGCCGGTGCCACGGTCGGCGGGGTGCAGGGCACCCTGCGGGTGCCGCTGCCCGCCGACCGCCGGCCGACCGACTGGGAACGGGTGACCGCGGCGCTGGCCGACGGTGCCTGGATCACCGCCGACATGGCCTACCGGCGCACGGCGCTGGTGGCCACCGGCGGCTTCGACGAGCGGCTGCCCCGCGCGTTCCGGGAGGACGCCGAGCTGGCCCACCGGGTGCGGCAGGCCGGCTTCGACCTGGTCAAGGGGGCACGCACGGTCACCCACCCGGTGCGTCCGGAGGACCGCTGGATCTCGGTACGGACCCAGCGCGGCAACGCCGACGACGCCCTGCTCCGGCGGCTGTACGGCCCGCGGTGGCGGTCGCTGCTGGAGATCCCGCCCGGCCGTCGCCGCCGGCACGCCGCGGTCACCGCAGCCGGGGTGCTCGCCGTGGCCCTGGCCGGTGCGGCCGTGCTCACCCGCAACCGGAGCGCGGCGGTCGCCGCCGCGGTGGCGGCCGGGGCGTGGACCGCCGGGACAGCCGAGTTCGCCGCCGCCCGCATCGCACCCGGCCCGGGCACCCGGTCCGAGGTCACCACGATGATCGCGACCAGCGCGGCCATCCCCCCGGTCGCCGTCGGGCACTGGCTGCGCGGGTGGCTGCGGTGGCGCGCGGCCCGGCCGGTGGAGCCCGCCCGGTGA